The sequence GCATCCATGCGCTCTAATGGAAACTCGGAAGCTGCCAATGCCAAACGCGCTTTTTGCCGCAATGCAGCAAAATTACGCTCACCTGCGACCAATAAACGCTCGGCAATATTGCCGCTACTGGTGTTTTTCATCAATAAGCCAAGATGAGGATTTTGATATACTATACCAATATGGCGCGCCCGTAACATACGCCGCGAAAACCGATCAAGATGAAACAAATTTAAATGATCATAACCATCCAAATCAAGATGATACTCTCCACTATCAGGACTATCTTCTAAATTCATCATTCGTAGAAAGGTTGATTTACCTGAGCCACTTTCACCGACAATACCTAACACCTCGCCGGGGTAGACCTTAGCACTGACACCGCGCAAAGCTTGCACAGGACCGAAATTTTTTGTAACATTATCAAGCTGCATCAACGGTGTTGTTTGCACAATTTGTGGATTATTGAACTGCCGCAACTCACTTATCATTGTGCCATCTTTCCATTTTGATACCATGTTTGCCCAAGGGTTTCATCTTCCCCTTCATTTTTACGAATGGTTTTTATGCCATAATTGCTATCTGATAATTCATAAACAGCCGAACCATCCTCTTGTGGCAACTCATTCATGAACATTCCTTTGACACCGCTACGCGTACAAATGGCGTTTTCATGGTTTTCAACCGCATAAGGAATATCGTCAAAAACAAGCGGTTCTACTTTTGTGTGAGGTGGCACCGCATAAAGACGTTTTTCACGGCCAGCAGAAAGAATAGTTAAATGATCCGCCATATGCAGTTTTTGCACATCCCAACGTGGAATGGGCGATGGGGTAATGACATGGCGGTCATTTACTAAGCTTGGATAGGACGCCCCTTGTAAAATACGCCCAGCGCGCACCATTTGCTCATATAAAATAAGCCAAAGCCGACTGTAATCAGCATCACCATGCATTTCTCGGGCCGTTGACATATTAGGCTCAACCGGTCTTAACGGCTCGGGATTGGGTACTTGCAATATGAGTATCTGATCAGCACTCAATTTTTCTTCAGGAATGCGGTGGCGTGATTGAATAAGGCTTGCTTTAAGCGTATCCCATGTTTCTTGCGCATTGCTTACAGTTTTAATAAATTTTCGGATTGTTGCCGCATTAACGCTATCATCTGCACCTTGGTCAATCACTTTAATAATTGAGCGTGGATTAACAAGGGTAAGAGTGACTTGCAAACCGCCCGTCCCCCAACCTCGTGCAATTGGCACTTCACGGCTTGCATAGGGAATTTGACATCCAGGAATAGCAATGGCTTTCAACATGGCGCGGCGTAATTCACGCTTGGCAGATGGGTCTAAAAAACCATGGGAAAAAGACTGCCATGAGTGGGTAAGATCACTTAGTTTCATATTAA comes from Bartonella sp. HY038 and encodes:
- a CDS encoding ATP-binding cassette domain-containing protein, with amino-acid sequence MVSKWKDGTMISELRQFNNPQIVQTTPLMQLDNVTKNFGPVQALRGVSAKVYPGEVLGIVGESGSGKSTFLRMMNLEDSPDSGEYHLDLDGYDHLNLFHLDRFSRRMLRARHIGIVYQNPHLGLLMKNTSSGNIAERLLVAGERNFAALRQKARLALAASEFPLERMDARPIELSGGMQQRVQLAKAIALEPQLLLLDEPTTGLDVSVQALVLDTLKRLQRERHMTMVLVSHDLGVIRTMADRVMVMRHGLVVEEGLADQIFHDPQHAYTQQLVHAKL
- a CDS encoding alpha-D-ribose 1-methylphosphonate 5-phosphate C-P-lyase PhnJ, producing the protein MKLSDLTHSWQSFSHGFLDPSAKRELRRAMLKAIAIPGCQIPYASREVPIARGWGTGGLQVTLTLVNPRSIIKVIDQGADDSVNAATIRKFIKTVSNAQETWDTLKASLIQSRHRIPEEKLSADQILILQVPNPEPLRPVEPNMSTAREMHGDADYSRLWLILYEQMVRAGRILQGASYPSLVNDRHVITPSPIPRWDVQKLHMADHLTILSAGREKRLYAVPPHTKVEPLVFDDIPYAVENHENAICTRSGVKGMFMNELPQEDGSAVYELSDSNYGIKTIRKNEGEDETLGQTWYQNGKMAQ